AGTTCGACCGTCTCCTCGGGGTTCCCGAGCGTGACCGTCCCGTTCGCGTCCGTCTCGAACTCACCCGTGTCGGCGTACGTCGTGTTCGCCGTCACGTTCACCGTCGCGTTCTCGACGGTGTCGTTCCCGCGCGTGACCGTCACCACGACCGAGCCGTCGTCCGCACCCGAGATGTCGACGCCGAGTGCGGGGTCGAGGTCGACCGTCTCCGAGACGGTCGTGTTGTCGTAACTCGCCTCGACCGTCACCGTCGTCGGCTCGACGGGGGCCGAAAGCGACACCGTGCCGTTGGCGTCGGTGTCGTACTCGCCCGCGTCGGCGTACGTGTCGTTCGCCGCTGCGGTCACGTTCACCGTCGCGTTCTCGACGGCCGTACCGTTGTCCGTCACGGTGATCGCCACGGCACCCGTTTCGTCCTGTGTCACGTCCACCGACAGCGACTCGTCCGTCTGCGCCGTCACCGCCGCCGGCGCCACCGTCGACACCAGCAACAGCGCGGCCATCAGTATCGCACCAGTTCGTTTCGTGTTCATGCCGGTCGAGGCCACGGGCTACACCCCGTTAAATCGGGAATGCGCTGAAGCCGGATTCGGAGGGTTTCAGCCCGATTAAACTCGGTTTAATTCGGATTGCCGTGCAATATCGTTCGTGAAATAGCGGTAGGATCGGCGAGACCCGTTACTCACACGAGATAAAATCCCGACAAGCGGGGATGGCCGTCGCTCGCGGGTGTGAATGAAGTATGAATGGTGAGGCGGCGAATCGGGTCTCCCAGAGGCTCGCGCACTCCAGTACTGGCCGATACGCAGGCGGGCTTAACGTCCGTGTTCGGGATGGGTACGGGTGTGTCCCCGCCGCTCTGGCCGCCTTCATGCCGACCGATGGAATCGAACCATCGTAACGCCAGCGTCGGTGGGTCGATACCGTATGTACGTGCGATCCAGTTTGCGCCTGGACCCGACAGTCGATCGGGTCACAGTGCGAATCAATGAATGTGGCTTGGACTGTTAGTGCTCGCGGGCTGAACGTCTCGTTGCCTCGACGCGTACACCCCGAGTCTATCGAACTCGTCTTCTACGAGTGTCCTCGGTGGTACTTCTTTTCCAGGTGGGTTTCGAGCTTAGATGCGTTCAGCTCTTACCCCGTGGTGCGTGGCTGCCCGGCAACTGCCTTCTCAGACAACCGGTACACCAGTGGCACCCAAGCGGAGTTCCTCTCGTACTATACGCTTGTTCCCGTCAAGTACCGTAACACCCCCAATAGATAGCAGCCGACCTGTCTCACGACGGTCTAAACCCAGCTCACGACCTCCTTTAATAGGCGAACAACCTCACCCTTGCCCGCTTCTGCACGGGCAGGATGGAGGGAACCGACATCGAGGTAGCAAGCCACTCGGTCGATATGTGCTCTTGCGAGTGACGACTCTGTTATCCCTAAGGTAGCTTTTCTGTCATTTACGGCCCGCAACAAGCAGGCTCGTAAGTTCGCTAGACCACGCTTTCGCGTCAGCGATCCTCGTTGGGAAGATCACTGTCAGGCTTCCTTGTGCTCTTGCGCTCTCTTCCGGGTTCCCGACCCGGATGAGGAAACCATCGGGCGCGCTCGATATCTTTTCGAGCGCGTACCGCCCCAGTCAAACTGCCCGGCTACCGGTGTCCTCCGCCAGGAGTGAGAGTCGCAGTCACTACCGGGTAGTATTTCAATGGTGGCTCGGTGGCCCGCTAGCGCGGGTACCTGTGTAACGCCTCCTACCTATGCTGCACAGTAGCGACCACGTCTCAGCGACAGCCTGCAGTAAAGCTCTATAGGGTCTTCGCTTCCCCTTGGGGGTCTCCAGACTCCGCACTGGAACGTACAGTTCACCGGGCCCAGCGTTGGGACAGTGGCGCTCTCGTTGATCCATTCATGCAAGCCGCTACTGAAGCGGCAAGGTACTACGCTACCTTAAGAGGGTCATAGTTACCCCCGCCGTTGACAGGTCCTTCGTCCTCTTGTACGAGGTGTTCAGATACCTGCACTGGGCAGGATTCAGTGACCGTACGAGTCCTTGCGGATTTGCGGTCACCTATGTTGTTACTAGACAGTCGGAGCGCCCGAGTCACTGCGACCTGCTCCTCTCCGGAGCAGGCATCCCTTATTGCGAACGTACGGGACTAACTTGCCGAATTCCCTAACGCCGGTTGCTCCCGACGGGCCTTGCCTTTCGCCGGCAGAGCACCTGTGTCGGATCTCGGTACGATCACTACTCTCGTCTTTTCACGGGCTCTAGGTACGACCGACTTGCGCTATCTCGGAATTTGACCGCTTCCTGCCATTACGGCTTCCACGGTGGTATCCGATTCGACCGGGCGAGGGCCCGGTTCGGTTGTCCCCAAAGCGTCGACTTTCAGTGAGTAGTGGTGCTGGAATATTAACCAGCTTCCCTGTTGTCTCGGTCGAATTACGGCGAGACTTAGGATCGACTAACCCTCGGCTGATTGACAGTGCCGAGGAACCCTTGCTCGTAAGGCCGTCGGGGGTCACACCCGACTCTCGCTGCTACTATGACCAGGATTTTCGTTACTACTCGGTCCACGCGAACTCTCGCCCGCGCTTCCGTCCGAGCAGAATGCCAGCCTACGCGATTGTCCTGTGACGGACACGGGTAGGTCTCGGTGGTGGATTTGAGCCCCGATCATTTTGGGCGCCCCGAACCTCGGCCGGTAAGCTGTTACGCTTTTCTTAGAGGGTAGCTGCTTCTAAGCTCACCTCCCGGCTGTCTAGGGCTCGGGACCACCTTCGATCGCACTTAATCCACACTTGGGGACCTTAACCTACCGCTGGGTTGTCTCCCTTACGGTGCACAGGCTTACCCCGCACACCGGACTCCCTGCGTCTGTGGCGTCCGCAAGTTCGGAGTTCGACAGGATGGCCGACTCCTCTCGGAGGCGGGTCATCCAATCGGTCGCTCTACCTCGCGGACTACCTCAGCAGAGGTCATGCTTCGACATGTTTCGGCTGGAACCAGCTGTTGCCAGGTTCGATGGGCCTTTCACCCCTACGCATAGGTCACGGGAGGGTATTGTAGGACACCACCCCTAACGGGCCTCCACGTGCCTTTCGGCACGCTTCACCCTGCCCACGCGTAGATCACCTGGTTTCGGGTCGCACCCGCTTGACTCCCCGCGCTTGAACACGGTGGCCCTGGTCGTAAGACTGCGGCCGTATCGGTTTCCCTGTGCCTTCCCCGATTGTCGGGTTAGACTCGCCAAGCAAGTGCACTCCCTGGTTCGTTTTTCAAAACGCACGACGGAACATCGGCTTCCCTCGAGTCCTACTAGTGGGTCGCCCCACGGTCGTTCGTCGAGGGACCTTGTATGCCCCGTCGCTCGATCGCCAACTGAGTTCAGGCTCTATTTCAGTTCCCTTCTCGGGATACTTTTCAGCGTTCGCTCACGCTACTTGTTCGCTATCGGTCTCGAGGAGTGTTTAGCCTTCCCGGTTGATGCCCGGGACGTTCACGAGGAATATCCAATCCCCGCTACTCGTGGACTGACTCACGTCGTACTGCATCCCGATACGGGGCTGTCACCCTGTATCGCGCTCCGTTTCAGGAGACTTCTCGGGACGGGTCGGACGCTGATGGTCAGCCGACACCACATGTCCTTGCGGATTCGGTTTGGGCTGACCCGCGTTCACTCGCGGTTACTAACGGGATCGCGGTTTGCGTTCTCTTCCTGCTCCTACTGAGATGTTTCAATTCGGAGCGTTCCCCATTGCGCGAGGCAATTGCGAGGGGATTCCCATTCGGAGATCCTCAGTTCTTTCCTTCCATGCAGGTCCCTGAGGCTTATCGCAGCTTGGCACGTCCGTCTTCGGCTCTCGAGCCGAGCCATTCACCAGCTGGCACAGTAGCCAGTTTGATGGATGTCACACTAGTGACCCGGATAACTGTCGGGTCCAGTGGACGCCTGGATCGCACGTACATACGGTGTCATTACGCTCTCGTGGATGCGACAGCGTTCGACCCTTCCCATCCGCGCTTACGCGGGATGGTGCATCGGTCTTGCGTAACCCAACCGAGCGCCGTCTTGCACTTAAGGCGTGCGGTTCGGCGTCGGTGGGCTGGCATGGACCCGCTGGGATTCGAACCCAGGGCATCCTCCTTGCAAAGGAGGTGCTCTACCGCTGAGCTACGGGCCCGGTCCCCTGGTGGGACGTGGGGCGAGTGTGTGTGAGTGTGAGCCTCGGTGGGTCGTAGGTGCCCGGTCGCGCGGGCGGTCGAACCGATACCTTGGAGTCGTGGTCGCTACGTGGTGGGCCTCCCGTGTGGGAGGTCCCGGTCAGTAGGAGGTGATCCAGCCGCAGATTCCCCTACGGCTACCTTGTTACGACTTAAGCCCCCTTGCGGAGCCCAGATTCGACTTGGGAACCAAGCCTCATCCGGACCCCACTCGGGTGCTTTGACGGGCGGTGTGTGCAAGGAGCAGGGACGTATTCACCGCGCGCTGCTGACACGCGATTACTACCGAATCCAGCTTCATGAGGGCGGGTTTCAGCCCTCAATCCGAACTACGACCAAGTTTAGGAGATTACCGCCCTCTCTCGAGGTGGGAACCCATTGTCTTGGCCATTGTAGCCCGCGTGTAGCCCAGCACATTCGGGGCATACTGACCTACCGTTGCCCGTTCCTTCCTCCGTGTTAGCCACGGCAGTCCTCCTAATGTACCCACCCGGCCGAAGCCGGTGCTGGCAATTAGGAGTGCGGGTCTCGCTCGTTGCCTGACTTAACAGGACGCCTCACGGTACGAGCTGACGGCGGCCATGCACCTCCTCTCAACAGCTCTGACAAGGTCATCAACCTGATCGTCATTGCTGTTGTCGATGCTGGTGAGATGTCCGGCGTTGAGTCCAATTAAACCGCAGGCTCCTCCGGTTGTAGTGCTCCCCCGCCAATTCCTTTAAGTTTCATCCTTGCGGACGTACTTCCCAGGCGGTCTGCTTAGCGGCTTCCCTACGGCACAGCACCCACTCGTAGTGGGAGCCACACCTAGCAGACATCGTTTACGGCCAGGACTACCCGGGTATCTAATCCGGTTCGAGACCCTGGCTTTCGTCCCTCACCGTCGGATTCGTCTTCCCAACGTGCTTTCGCTATCGGTGGTCCGTCCAGGATTACAGGATTTCACTCCTACCCAAGACGTACCCGTTGGGTCTTCCGATCCCAAGCCACACAGTTTCCACCGGACGCCCGCCAGTTAGGCTGGCGGATTTCCCGATGGACTTGTGTGGCCGGCTACGGACGCTTTAGGCCCAATAAGATCGGCCATCACTCGAGCTGCCGGTATTACCGCGGCGGCTGGCACCGGTCTTGCCCAGCTCTTATTCCACTACCACCTTACGGTAGTGAAAAGCGAGGACTGTATGCCCTCGCACTCGGGGTCCCCTTATCGCACTTGCGTGCAGTGTAAAGGTTTCGCGCCTGCTGCGCCCCGTAGGGCCCGGAATCTTGTCTCAGATTCCGTCTCCGGGTTCTTGCTCTCACAACCCGTACCGATTATCGGCACGGTGGGCCGTTACCCCACCGTCTACCTAATCGGCCGCAGCCACGTCCTACAGCGTCGGAACGTTTGCACGTCCCTGTATTCCAACATGGGACGGGTATGAACTATTAGCCTCAGTTTCCCGAGGTTATCGTTCTCTGTAGGGTAGTTTGGCCACGTGTTACGGAGCTATTTGCTACGAGTGTGAACTCGTACAACTAGCATGGCTAAATCGGACCCCGATAGCAATGGCCTCCGGCAGGATCAACCGGAATGGGCTCACTCCATGTGGAGTGAGGGGTGGCGGGAAACGTAATGTTTCCGCGTCGTAAAGACCACTGAGGTCCAAGGTGGTGGTTCGGGCCGCCCGATCGACCGGGTGTCACCGAACCACCGAGGCTCACATCAGATCCCGTCTTACGGCGGACCGCAGGGGTGGAATCCTCATCTCTCGTCCGGACCTGAACCGACGCGGGCGACCCATATAAGCCCGTTGATCGGGCGTGGGTCGCACCGGGTCGGCGTTCCAGTCCGGGGGTCGAGGGCATCGTCGCCCTCGCCGCCTTCGCATTCCATTCGAATGGAGGTGAATACTTAACCCCGTTGGTTTCCGCCGAAATCGGCAGACGGGTTGATATTTGCGTGGTGATCCCTGTCGTGGGTCGCGGCCTCACGACGGACGATCCGACCGGTCGAACGGCGTCGTGGATCGAAACTCGACTATCTCCGGGGTGGTTTATAAGGATGGGGCGTGCATTTGGGCGCATACGATGAGTGACCCGGCAGACTCGATAGAGATTCAGAACGTGGTGGCGTCGACCGGCATCGGACAGGAACTCGACCTCGAAGCGCTGGCGGAGGACCTCCCGGGAGCGGACTTCAACCCCGACAACTTCCCGGGGCTGGTCTACCGGACGCAGGAACCGAAAGCGGCCGCCCTCATCTTCCGCTCGGGCAAGATCGTTTGCACGGGCGCGAAGAGCATCGACGACGTGCACGAGGCGCTCGGCATCATCTTCCAGAAACTCCGGGACCTCCAGATACCCGTCGAGGAGGACCCGGAGATCACGGTCCAGAACATCGTCTCCAGCGCGGACCTGGGACACACCCTCAACCTGAACGCCCTCGCCATCGGCCTCGGATTGGAGGACGTGGAGTACGAGCCCGAGCAGTTCCCGGGCCTCGTCTACCGGATGGACGATCCGGACGTGGTGATCCTCCTCTTCGGGAGCGGGAAGATCGTCATCACGGGTGGGAAGCGGACCGCCGACGCGGCCGAGGCGGTCGAAGTTATCGTCGACCGCATCGACGACCTCGGACTGCTGGGGTAACGGGTCACAACTCGTTTCTCCGTCCGAGTCGTACCGCGACCGATGACCGACGAGTCTGCCGACGGAGACGGCGGCGACCCAGCCGTTACCGTGGAATCGTTCCACGACGCGCTACAGGAGGAGGGACGTCCCGTCGCCACCGCCCAACGGATCGCCCGTCGTCTCGGCTGTTCACAGTCGGCCGCCAGCGAGGCCCTCGACCGACTGGTCGCCGAGGGCGACGTGCAACGACTCGACGTCGAGGCCGATCCAGTCGTCTGGTACCCGACCGAGTGGGGTCGTCTCGCCGAGCGCGAGCGCGTCGTTCTCTTTCCCGAGCGCCGCGAACTCGTCGTCGACCAACCGAGCCAGTACACGCGCGCGCAACTCTCGCGGGTCGCCCACCTCGTCGACACCTCCGGAACCAAGGGCTATCTCTATCGCATCCGACGGGAGGACGTGTGGGCCGCCCCGTTCGAGGACTGCGACGCCTTCCTGCGGACGCTCCGCTCCGTACTCCCCCGTCGATCACCCCACTTGGAGGAGTGGATCGAACGCCAGTGGACCCGCGCCCGCCAGTTCACGCTCACGACGCACGAGGACGGCTACACCGTGTTGGAGGCGGCGAGCGAGAGTCTGATGGGCAACGTCGCCCGGCAGAAACTCGACGAGGAACACCTCCACGCCCCGATTTCGGACACCGAGAGCTGGGTCGTCGAGGGGAGCGAGGCGTCGATCAAGCGGATCCTCTACGAGGCGGGCTACCCCGTGGTCGACGACCGGAGTCTGGAGACCGGCGATCCGCTGGACGTCGAGTTGACCACCTCGCTCCGGGACTACCAGCGCGACTGGGTGGATCGCTTCCTCGACCAGCGAGCCGGCGTGTTCGTCGGCCCCTCGGGGAGCGGGAAGACCGTCGCCGCCATCGGCGCCCTCGCGGCCGTCGGCGGCGAGACGCTGATCCTCGTCCCCAGCCGCGAACTCGCCGGCCAGTGGCGGGCGGAACTCCTCGAACACACCACGCTCGGGGAGGCGGACATCGGCGAGTATCACGGCGGCGAGAAGGAGATTCGGCCCGTCACGGTCGCGACGTATCAGGTCGCGGGCATGGACCGCCACCGCGCGCTCTTCGACCGCCGCGAGTGGGGCCTCATCGTCTACGACGAGGTGCATCACATCCCCAG
This window of the Haloplanus rubicundus genome carries:
- a CDS encoding TATA-box-binding protein; translated protein: MSDPADSIEIQNVVASTGIGQELDLEALAEDLPGADFNPDNFPGLVYRTQEPKAAALIFRSGKIVCTGAKSIDDVHEALGIIFQKLRDLQIPVEEDPEITVQNIVSSADLGHTLNLNALAIGLGLEDVEYEPEQFPGLVYRMDDPDVVILLFGSGKIVITGGKRTADAAEAVEVIVDRIDDLGLLG
- a CDS encoding DEAD/DEAH box helicase family protein produces the protein MTDESADGDGGDPAVTVESFHDALQEEGRPVATAQRIARRLGCSQSAASEALDRLVAEGDVQRLDVEADPVVWYPTEWGRLAERERVVLFPERRELVVDQPSQYTRAQLSRVAHLVDTSGTKGYLYRIRREDVWAAPFEDCDAFLRTLRSVLPRRSPHLEEWIERQWTRARQFTLTTHEDGYTVLEAASESLMGNVARQKLDEEHLHAPISDTESWVVEGSEASIKRILYEAGYPVVDDRSLETGDPLDVELTTSLRDYQRDWVDRFLDQRAGVFVGPSGSGKTVAAIGALAAVGGETLILVPSRELAGQWRAELLEHTTLGEADIGEYHGGEKEIRPVTVATYQVAGMDRHRALFDRREWGLIVYDEVHHIPSNVYRRSADLQSKHRLGLSATPVREDDRETDIYTLVGPPIGTDWDALFDAGYVQEPEVEIRYLPWANDEERNAYASAEPRAKHRIAGENPAKVDEVRHLLAEHPTAKALVFVEWLDHGRAIADALDAPFVSGETPHYERDRLFEEFRSGERRTLVVSRVGDEGIDLPNAELAVVASGLGGSRRQGAQRAGRTMRPAGSATVYVLATRGTSEEDFAQRQMRHLAEKGIRVTEQGID